Proteins encoded in a region of the Mixophyes fleayi isolate aMixFle1 chromosome 5, aMixFle1.hap1, whole genome shotgun sequence genome:
- the LOC142159449 gene encoding uncharacterized protein LOC142159449 — protein sequence MEPKERSVTPAPRGHHYKSYSSVGAQRCSVYCHLSKLVLQTLVILVGVVLVGFATPQNNEEDRGWSNATQIRNSQKSNSTNQLELLVVECKEGKILEPYSNYSFVAGQWYLYGFWRYGYAGDKVRHYTPKENVSANQHDLHTLCLKEYNHYKDIDLVPTKSVRWVSKNPHLPRFKRTPYNITEVLCTKQGVLDPEDTTGGEYDGWYILKATFIGSNAQDSLRVRTYFDRPIPIIGTIKGYCMLRDSQLLITRESKYAQGHVPTDYLQTSVMIMNLNCSNTGQAMWNNNHGPVDMEGLYRAAILKIKTDAKNQKYIRVEGSPSIRSFMITIMRDKCVPEVAGYYFITYAHWEPDKQMVMLDLNPWRWDIVCNGIDTPIIDVWMDGTPMTEEYRNRYVSVDWKDPSGRDINFDINIDGPFKWPFCEVADEGCWTFSQWTYLSKTKPVKYLSLQPGDSDQWYPFKGRGQVCVTVVRIPYETEVLEPVRPHFDDCNIPIHKIADVIAPQLSSPWTIITNVKFMLYTWRISVEDFRVDRWDHRCEELVRNQLDMLKGWVESGQETRKDDWRLKKDRGKRDAIATALGGGAMGIGTLNTMDLEVLRNKLGSLAQHTGDGIRTQLDVNHILENLQHAHIDATTSLSVALREKFRGLVLGLIGEQDRAQLALACTQVQSELSENLKHIVSSLHNGHYPFNLRQRIKQFVPDFALNHTNWWLTQWHGCLNLTCTASSLAPVSGRERKGYTAVNLGIPMPGDTILHPRLQSDTLTYEGSHPYLFDTDGCWRREDAILCQGNHDRVLRQQCWDTEGSCLMDVSPKPSSNLKYLGQGYWCWYQFQNVSYTVYATNCTQRGNLLRGAYCTLIPTLGIDVADEMGRTPVTPEKRLDIRPDTPVRLQKIPLGFGTELKNWLLDFGKEDDILEKLKETEKQATIKLEHDAIKITKVLHALEEDAKVSWW from the coding sequence ATGGAGCCCAAGGAAAGATCTGTGACACCAGCACCCAGAGGACACCATTACAAATCTTATTCCTCCGTGGGAGCTCAAAGGTGCTCAGTATACTGCCATCTGAGCAAACTAGTATTACAGACACTGGTAATACTGGTAGGTGTGGTACTAGTGGGTTTTGCTACTCCTCAGAATAACGAGGAGGACAGGGGTTGGTCAAATGCAACACAAATAAGAAATTCCCAAAAATCTAATTCTACTAACCAGCTAGAGCTTTTGGTAGTAGAATGTAAGGAAgggaaaatcctagagccctactCTAATTACAGCTTTGTGGCTGGTCAATGGTATTTATATGGGTTTTGGAGATATGGTTATGCAGGGGATAAGGTCCGACACTATACCCCCAAAGAAAATGTGTCTGCCAATCAACATGATCTAcatacactctgccttaaagaatATAACCATTATAAAGATATTGATTTAGTGCCAACTAAATCTGTCAGGTGGGTATCAAAGAATCCTCATTTACCACGCTTTAAGAGAACACCATATAATATAACAGAGGTACTTTGTACAAAGCAGGGAGTACTGGACCCAGAGGATACTACAGGGGGAGAATATGATGGATGGTATATTCTAAAAGCCACCTTCATAGGATCTAATGCTCAGGATAGTCTGCGTGTTCGAACATATTTTGATAGACCCATTCCAATTATAGGTACTATAAAGGGATACTGCATGTTGAGAGATTCCCAATTGCTAATCACAAGAGAATCCAAATATGCCCAAGGTCACGTTCCCACAGATTATTTACAAACTAGTGTTATGATAATGAACTTGAACTGTAGTAACACAGGCCAAGCTATGTGGAATAACAACCATGGGCCAGTAGACATGGAAGGCTTGTACAGAGCTGccattttgaaaattaaaacagATGCAAAAAATCAGAAGTACATCCGGGTAGAGGGATCACCATCTATACGGTCTTTTATGATAACAATTATGAGAGATAAATGTGTACCAGAAGTTGctggatattattttattacatatgcccATTGGGAACCAGATAAGCAAATGGTTATGTTAGATCTAAACCCCTGGAGGTGGGATATAGTATGTAATGGCATAGATACTCCGATAATTGATGTATGGATGGATGGTACCCCTATGACTGAGGAGTACAGGAACAGATATGTGTCTGTTGACTGGAAGGACCCTAGTGGCAGAGATATTAACTTTGATATCAACATTGACGGACCTTTTAAATGGCCATTCTGCGAGGTAGCAGATGAAGGGTGTTGGACATTCTCTCAGTGGACTTATCTCTCTAAAACAAAACCTGTTAAATATCTCTCCTTACAACCAGGGGATAGTGACCAGTGGTATCCGTTTAAAGGGAGAGGACAAGTATGTGTAACTGTAGTCAGAATACCCTATGAAACAGAAGTCTTAGAACCAGTCAGGCCACATTTTGATGACTGTAACATCCCTATCCATAAAATAGCAGATGTGATAGCGCCCCAATTATCATCTCCATGGACAATAATAACCAACGTCAAATTTATGCTATACACTTGGAGAATTTCAGTGGAGGATTTCAGAGTAGATCGCTGGGATCACAGATGTGAGGAACTAGTGAGGAATCAACTAGATATGCTGAAAGGATGGGTAGAATCCGGGCAAGAAACAAGAAAAGATGACTGGAGACTTAAAAAAGATAGGGGGAAGCGAGATGCCATTGCGACCGCTCTTGGAGGAGGTGCAATGGGAATAGGTACACTGAATACTATGGATTTAGAGGTTCTGAGAAATAAACTTGGGAGCCTGGCACAACATACGGGAGATGGTATAAGGACTCAACTGGATGTAAATCACATCCTTGAGAACTTACAACATGCTCATATAGATGCcactacctctctatctgtagccCTTCGGGAAAAGTTTAGAGGGTTGGTGTTGGGTCTCATTGGAGAACAAGATAGAGCTCAATTGGCTCTGGCATGCACACAGGTTCAGAGTGAACTCTCAGAAAATCTAAAACACATAGTGTCATCTCTCCATAATGGTCACTATCCATTCAACCTTAGACAGAGGATAAAGCAATTTGTCCCTGACTTTGCGTTGAATCATACAAACTGGTGGCTCACACAGTGGCATGGTTGCCTGAATCTGACCTGTACTGCCTCCTCTCTAGCTCCTGTTTCTGGTAGAGAAAGGAAGGGGTACACTGCAGTAAATTTGGGTATTCCGATGCCAGGGGATACAATACTCCATCCACGTCTCCAATCTGACACGTTAACATATGAAGGGTCACATCCATATCTATTTGACACAGATGGATGTTGGAGACGAGAAGACGCTATATTGTGTCAAGGGAATCATGACAGAGTACTCAGGCAGCAGTGCTGGGATACTGAAGGATCATGTTTGATGGATGTTAGTCCAAAGCCATCATCTAATTTAAAATATCTGGGTCAAGGTTACTGGTGCTGGTATCAATTCCAAAATGTCTCGTATACTGTTTATGCTACTAACTGCACCCAAAGAGGAAATCTTCTCCGAGGAGCATATTGTACTCTTATCCCCACTCTAGGTATCGATGTAGCAGACgagatgggaagaacaccagtgaccccagagaagcgactagATATCCGCCCAGATACTCctgtgaggcttcagaaaattccACTTGGTTTCGGGACAGAGCTCAAGAACTGGCTGCTCGACTTCGGGAAGGAGGACGACATCTTGGAAAAACTCAAGGAGACGGAGAAGCAAGCAACCatcaagctggaacatgatgccaTCAAAATCACAAAGGTCCTGCACGCCTTAGAGGAAGACGCCAAAGTATCGTGGTGGTAG